A genome region from Nocardia sp. NBC_00565 includes the following:
- a CDS encoding SDR family NAD(P)-dependent oxidoreductase, with protein MPTLAIAIAIAIAIAIAIATVGAGPGIGLAIARTFGRRGFDIALIARTKQKLETLVDQLGQEGITATAFPADVLDRASLTDALDAAKVRFGGIDVLEYSPAPHSPVPGHALAAPSEVTVDNLQPQIEYLFYGAITAARAVLPAMREADAGTLLFTTGGGSVDPIPMLGNVNAASAALRN; from the coding sequence GTGCCTACTCTCGCCATCGCCATCGCCATCGCCATCGCCATCGCCATCGCCATCGCCACCGTCGGCGCCGGCCCCGGCATAGGCCTGGCCATCGCCCGCACCTTCGGCAGGCGCGGCTTCGACATCGCCCTGATCGCCCGCACCAAGCAGAAACTGGAAACGCTGGTCGACCAGCTCGGCCAGGAAGGCATCACGGCCACCGCATTTCCCGCCGACGTCCTCGACCGCGCTTCACTCACGGATGCCCTGGACGCGGCCAAGGTCCGCTTCGGCGGCATCGACGTACTGGAGTACTCGCCGGCCCCGCACTCGCCGGTGCCCGGTCACGCCCTGGCCGCTCCCTCGGAGGTCACGGTGGACAATCTGCAGCCGCAGATCGAGTACCTCTTCTACGGCGCCATCACGGCGGCCCGGGCGGTACTGCCCGCCATGCGGGAGGCCGACGCCGGGACCCTGCTGTTCACCACCGGCGGCGGGTCGGTGGATCCCATTCCCATGCTCGGCAATGTCAACGCGGCCTCAGCAGCTCTGCGCAACTAG
- a CDS encoding DoxX family protein: MNVFLWIVQAVLAALFAMAGVMKSTQPKDKLVGQLPWTADFSQATVRFIGLVEFAAALGLILPAATGIAPVLTPLAATGLVAVMVLAAITHARRKEPGAIGFNAVLLILAALVAWGRFGPYSF; encoded by the coding sequence GTGAACGTCTTCTTGTGGATCGTGCAGGCCGTGCTGGCCGCCCTGTTCGCCATGGCAGGGGTGATGAAGTCCACCCAGCCCAAGGACAAGCTGGTCGGCCAGCTGCCCTGGACGGCCGACTTCTCGCAGGCCACCGTCCGCTTCATCGGCCTCGTGGAGTTCGCCGCCGCGCTCGGGCTGATCCTGCCCGCGGCCACCGGCATAGCCCCTGTGCTGACCCCGCTGGCCGCGACCGGCCTGGTCGCGGTGATGGTGCTGGCCGCGATCACCCACGCCCGCCGGAAGGAACCCGGCGCGATCGGCTTCAACGCCGTCCTGCTGATCCTGGCCGCCCTGGTGGCCTGGGGCCGCTTCGGGCCCTACAGCTTCTGA